From a single Populus nigra chromosome 18, ddPopNigr1.1, whole genome shotgun sequence genomic region:
- the LOC133678335 gene encoding putative disease resistance protein RGA3, whose product MAHLVSELLELLSSIRFYEVKQEVRLVVGVKEEVKNLTRKLQSVKLEVADAERRWRHAQDKSAKEWLDDFEDICYGLDDVLDEWVTAILKSETESEYENPSKSKRKLKIHSSRFACGQVSLRDGIASKIKKLNEKANGFFGRKKPDFEKSIQYYATAVDETSVCGRGKEKDRIMKLLLGESTDQGGRSSDVISIVGIAGVGKTYLAELVYEEKSIKEEFNFKIWVSVSQSFAKIIAEKSDFQSVPNRFSSSDRVGLNDLLEETALAVFGKKFLLVLDDVQEIDSFMWDKYLKCYFEFGLPGSKVLITTRSDMVPVSMSNHTSLFPLHGITEDDCRSLFSHCAWFGNSSTESEGMVSIHNKIISGCKGLPFLVKALVSLLQVKISTEERQHVLDSKAWDQYKDKPGYPPLLLCYDDLPSKMRRCFTYCAVFSKDCKKLEQEYWINLWMGQGYLRATQIKEEELVGKDYFENLIARSFFQNAIKDGNGSTAACKVHDLVHEFAQFLTENDCVNVEVSSHGVIGMVSSWDKVRHLKIEFSERNASFPVSFASLKNLRSLLVDYCKSDYPIVSGNQDDLLSRLTCLRALKLSHISSEEISDKIGKLIHLRYLDLSDNQRLKYLPEEIGELYNLQTLNLSGCCELQRLPYGLCRLINLRHLNNYHTDKLTFMPRGIERLTSLKSLYKFVVNCSYHGRELSSTLGDLQNLNYLRKYLEISGLGNSTDMISEARKAQLKKKKQLVTLKLSFVECRALIHDQDEEIIQALEPPPSLEHLEIEHYGGIKMKIPNWMMQLAKLSKICISKCRNCDNLPPLGKLPFLEYLEISDMSSVNKVGDVFLGIETNHKENEDKKKAFPKLKELRFSHMYAWDEWNAGIALEEEVMPCLLRLYIGFCDKLKALPTQLLQMTTLEELAVDHCGSLGGQYHWNVGVDWHHISHIPIIYFDGKRFSKQKHKSESVEKKPF is encoded by the exons atggcCCACCTTGTTTCCGAACTCTTGGAGCTGCTGAGTTCAATACGTTTTTATGAGGTCAAACAAGAGGTGAGATTGGTTGTTGGTGTCAAGGAAGAAGTAAAAAATCTTACTCGCAAACTCCAGTCCGTAAAACTTGAGGTTGCAGATGCAGAGAGAAGATGGAGGCATGCACAGGACAAAAGTGCCAAAGAATGGCTCGATGACTTCGAAGACATTTGCTATGGATTGGATGACGTGTTGGATGAGTGGGTAACTGCAATTCTGAAATCAGAAACAGAGTCAGAGTATGAAAATCCCAGCAAGTCTAAAAGGAAGCTGAAGATACATTCCTCTCGTTTCGCTTGTGGTCAAGTTAGTCTGCGTGATGGTATTGCTTCCAAAATAAAGAAACTAAATGAAAAGGCAAATGGGTTTTTTGGGCGGAAAAAACCAGATTTTGAAAAGAGCATTCAATATTATGCAACTGCTGTGGATGAAACATCAGTTTGTGGTAGAGGGAAGGAAAAGGATAGAATAATGAAGTTGTTGTTGGGGGAGAGCACTGATCAGGGAGGACGAAGCTCCGATGTCATCTCTATAGTAGGGATAGCAGGGGTGGGAAAAACTTATCTTGCTGAACTAGTCTACGAGGAGAAAAGTATAAAGGAAGAGTTCAATTTTAAGATATGGGTGTCCGTCTCACAATCCTTTGCTAAGATCATAGCTGAAAAGTCAGACTTCCAATCTGTTCCTAATCGTTTTTCATCATCAGATAGAGTTGGCTTGAATGATCTGCTCGAAGAGACTGCTTTGGCAGTTTTTGGAAAGAAGTTTCTTCTTGTCCTTGATGATGTGCAGGAAATCGATTCTTTTATGTGGGACAAATATCTGAAGTGTTACTTTGAGTTTGGTTTGCCTGGAAGCAAAGTGTTGATAACCACACGCAGTGATATGGTTCCGGTTTCTATGAGCAACCACACCAGCCTTTTCCCTCTACATGGAATTACCGAAGATGATTGTCGGTCATTATTTAGTCACTGTGCATGGTTTGGAAACAGTAGTACAGAGAGTGAAGGTATGGTAAGcattcataacaaaattatcagtGGCTGCAAGGGACTTCCATTTCTTGTAAAGGCTCTAGTAAGTCTTTTGCAAGTCAAAATTTCTACAGAAGAACGGCAGCATGTCTTGGATAGTAAGGCTTGGGACCAATACAAAGATAAACCTGGTTATCCTCCTCTGCTGTTGTGCTATGATGATTTGCCCTCCAAAATGAGACGTTGTTTCACATACTGTGCTGTTTTCTCCAAAGACTGCAAGAAGTTAGAGCAAGAATACTGGATCAATTTGTGGATGGGACAAGGTTATCTAAGGGCAACACAGATTAAGGAAGAGGAATTAGTTGGTAAAGACTACTTTGAAAACTTAATCGCACGATCTTTCTTCCAAAATGCTATAAAGGATGGGAATGGTAGCACAGCAGCATGTAAGGTGCATGATCTGGTGCACGAGTTCGCGCAATTTCTTACCGAGAATGATTGTGTTAACGTTGAGGTCAGTAGTCATGGAGTGATTGGGATGGTCTCTTCTTGGGACAAAGTTCGCCATTTGAAGATAGAGTTTTCAGAAAGGAATGCCTCATTCCCTGTCTCTTTTGCCAGCTTAAAAAATTTGCGTAGCCTCCTCGTTGACTACTGTAAAAGTGACTATCCAATTGTATCAGGGAACCAGGACGATTTATTAAGTCGATTGACTTGTTTGAGAGCATTGAAGTTGAGCCACATCTCAAGTGAAGAAATATCGGATAAGATAGGCAAGCTGATACATCTGAGGTATCTTGACCTGTCTGACAATCAGCGTTTGAAGTATTTGCCTGAAGAAATTGGTGAATTGTACAACCTGCAAACTCTAAACCTCAGTGGTTGCTGTGAGCTTCAAAGGCTACCATATGGCTTATGCAGGTTAATCAACTTGAGGCATCTCAACAATTATCACACTGATAAATTGACTTTCATGCCCAGAGGAATCGAGAGATTAACTTCTCTGAAGTCACTTTACAAGTTTGTTGTGAATTGTTCCTACCATGGTCGTGAATTATCTAGTACTCTTGGAGATCTGCAAAATTTAAACTACCTTCGAAAATATCTTGAGATAAGTGGGTTGGGAAATTCAACAGATATGATCAGTGAGGCCAGAAAGGCACAacttaaaaagaagaaacagcTCGTTACTTTGAAACTCAGTTTTGTAGAGTGCAGAGCGTTGATACATGACCAGGATGAAGAAATTATTCAAGCCTTAGAACCACCTCCAAGTTTGGAACATCTGGAGATAGAGCACTATGGAGGCATCAAGATGAAAATTCCCAATTGGATGATGCAGTTAGCCAAGCTGTCCAAGATTTGTATCTCCAAGTGCCGAAACTGCGACAATCTGCCTCCATTGGGCAAACTACCGTTCCTTGAGTATCTTGAGATATCGGATATGAGTAGTGTGAATAAAGTGGGCGATGTATTTTTGGGAATAGAAACTAACCATAAAGAAAAcgaagataagaaaaaagcttTCCCCAAACTGAAAGAACTCAGATTTTCTCACATGTATGCATGGGATGAATGGAATGCTGGGATCGCCCTGGAAGAAGAAGTAATGCCATGTCTTCTTCGCTTATACATTGGATTTTGCGATAAGTTGAAAGCACTTCCAACACAACTTCTTCAGATGACCACTCTAGAGGAACTGGCTGTGGATCATTGCGGTTCTCTGGGAGGCCAATATCATTGGAATGTTGGAGTGGATTGGCACCATATCTCTCACATCCCTATCATCTATTTTGATGGAAAGAG ATTCTCAAAACAAAAGCACAAGTCAGAATCtgtagaaaaaaaacccttttga
- the LOC133678222 gene encoding thaumatin-like protein, producing MALMLRSLLALLLFTSIFSHISEVSSTTITLHNKCTHPVWPGIQPSAGKPILARGGFKLPPNKAYTLHIPPLWSGRLWGRHGCSFDASGRGRCATGDCGGSLYCNGIGGTPPATLAEITLGNEQDFYDVSLVDGYNLAISITPFKGSGKCSYAGCVSDLNLMCPLGLQVRSKDNRSVVACKSACFAFNSPRYCCTGRFGTPQACKPTAYSRIFKAACPKAYSYAYDDPTSIATCTRGNYLVTFCHHR from the exons ATGGCATTAATGCTGAGATCTCTGCTTGCTCTTTTGCTCTTCACTTCAATATTCTCCCACATTTCAG AGGTCtcatcaacaacaataacaCTACACAACAAGTGCACGCATCCAGTGTGGCCAGGTATCCAACCAAGTGCAGGAAAACCCATATTGGCCCGTGGAGGCTTCAAGCTCCCACCCAACAAGGCATACACTCTCCACATCCCACCACTCTGGTCCGGCCGTTTGTGGGGTCGCCATGGCTGCTCCTTTGATGCCTCCGGGCGTGGCCGTTGTGCCACTGGAGACTGTGGTGGCTCCCTCTACTGCAATGGCATTGGAGGCACCCCACCTGCCACGCTAGCAGAAATCACCTTAGGCAACGAACAAGATTTCTATGACGTTAGCCTTGTAGATGGCTACAATCTTGCAATCTCCATAACCCCATTTAAAGGATCCGGGAAATGTAGCTATGCAGGGTGTGTCAGTGACTTAAACTTGATGTGTCCATTAGGGTTACAAGTCAGGTCAAAAGATAACAGGAGTGTTGTGGCTTGCAAGAGTGCTTGTTTTGCTTTCAATTCTCCAAGGTATTGCTGTACTGGTAGATTTGGTACCCCTCAAGCTTGCAAGCCGACTGCTTATTCCAGGATATTCAAGGCAGCTTGCCCTAAGGCCTACTCTTATGCTTATGATGATCCTACAAGCATTGCAACTTGCACTCGTGGGAATTATTTGGTCACTTTCTGTCATCACCGCTGA
- the LOC133677781 gene encoding WUSCHEL-related homeobox 1-like — protein MWMMGYNDSGDFDMPDSFNDRKLKTLVPRPLPSTNNTSTASGHPCPGSRLHSTDFLALNQYHLGLASMVDQSIREFNTQPVVMSSRWNPTPEQLRTLEELYRRGTRTPSTDQIQDITAQLRRYGRIEGKNVFYWFQNHKARERQKHRRQMESDSLDEHQQNGHGVEMFERKEPGASMTGYEGEQTRNWAPSTNCSTLSEESISISKATKAAMAEYYRPDGWIEFDEGEILQHRRNLIERNAREMMPFSCPSPTHLLNTISSATATTIATSSASTQGAATVRTMDPTKLMNAHDLNILIAPYIENYGHHGARINHFNNSVINEADEYCRDGNDESQTLQLFPLRSGGNGNNIERINERETEVSVSAAEALNANDFSPCQFFEFLPLRI, from the exons ATGTGGATGATGGGTTACAATGATAGTGGTGACTTCGACATGCCAGATTCTTTCAATGACAGGAAGCTTAAGACTCTAGTTCCGAGGCCACTTCCCTCCACAAACAACACTTCAACTGCATCTGGTCATCCTTGCCCTGGCAGCCGTCTTCATAGTACCGATTTTCTTGCTCTAAATCAGTACCATCTGGGACTGG CAAGTATGGTTGATCAAAGCATAAGAGAGTTCAACACACAGCCAGTTGTAATGAGCTCAAGATGGAATCCAACACCAGAACAGTTAAGGACCCTCGAAGAGTTGTATCGAAGAGGGACTAGAACACCCTCAACTGACCAGATTCAAGACATAACTGCACAGCTTCGTAGATATGGAAGAATTGAAGGAAAGAATGTGTTCTACTGGTTTCAAAACCACAAGGCGAGAGAAAGGCAAAAACATCGACGTCAAATGGAATCTGATTCTCTTGATGAGCATCAGCAAAATGGACATGGTGTTGAAATGTTTGAAAGGAAAGAACCAG GAGCAAGTATGACAGGTTATGAAGGTGAACAGACCAGGAACTGGGCTCCCTCTACAAACTGCAGTACACTATCAGAG GAATCTATTTCAATATCAAAGGCAACAAAAGCAGCAATGGCAGAGTACTATAGACCAGATGGATGGATCGAATTCGATGAAGGAGAAATATTGCAGCATAGAAGGAACCTCATAGAAAGGAATGCGAGGGAGATGATGCCGTTTTCTTGCCCATCTCCCACCCACCTATTAAACACTATATCTAGCGCTACTGCTACAACTATAGCTACTTCAAGTGCGTCAACACAAGGAGCGGCAACAGTAAGAACAATGGACCCAACAAAGCTCATGAACGCTCATGACCTCAACATCCTTATAGCACCTTACATAGAAAATTATGGGCATCATGGAGCCCGTATTAACCACTTCAATAACAGCGTCATCAACGAGGCAGATGAATATTGCAGAGATGGCAATGACGAATCTCAAACCCTTCAACTATTTCCTCTTCGTAGTGGCGGTAACGGAAACAATATTGAAAGAATTAACGAGAGAGAGACTGAGGTATCGGTTTCTGCTGCTGAAGCCTTGAATGCTAACGACTTCTCTCCTTGCCAGTTTTTCGAGTTCCTTCCACTGAGGATCTAA
- the LOC133678415 gene encoding tubulin beta-5 chain-like — MREILHIQGGQCGNQIGSKFWEVVCDEHGIDPTGRYVGNSELQLERVNVYYNEVSNGRYVPRGVLMDLEPGTMDSIKTGPYGQIFRPDNFVFGQSGAGNNWAKGHYTEGAELIDSVLDVVRKEAENCDCLQGFQVCHSLGGGTGSGMGTLLISKIREEYPDRMMLTFSVFPSPKVSDTVVEPYNATLSVHQLVENADECMVLDNEALYDICFRTLKLTTPSFGDLNHLISGTMSGVTCCLRFPGQLNSDLRKLAVNLIPFPRLHFFMVGFAPLTSRGSQQYLSITVPELTQQMWDAKNMMCAADPRHGRYLTASAMFRGKMSTKEVDEQMINAQNKNSSYFVEWIPNNVKSSVCDIPPNGLSMASTFIGNSTSIQEMFRRVSEQFTAMFRRKAFLHWYTGEGMDEMEFTEAESNMNDLVAEYQQYQDATAEEEIEYEEEDGVEN; from the exons ATGCGTGAAATTCTTCACATTCAAGGAGGGCAATGCGGGAACCAAATTGGATCAAAATTCTGGGAGGTGGTCTGTGATGAGCATGGCATTGATCCCACCGGCCGGTACGTCGGAAATTCGGAGTTACAGCTAGAGAGAGTGAATGTATATTACAATGAGGTTAGTAACGGCCGGTATGTGCCACGGGGTGTGCTTATGGACCTTGAGCCTGGCACTATGGACAGTATCAAGACCGGTCCATATGGGCAGATTTTCCGGCCTGATAACTTCGTTTTTGGGCAATCTGGGGCAGGAAACAATTGGGCTAAAGGCCATTACACTGAGGGTGCTGAGCTGATTGATTCAGTCCTTGATGTTGTCAGGAAAGAGGCTGAGAATTGTGACTGCTTACAAG GATTTCAAGTATGTCATTCCCTAGGAGGAGGCACTGGGTCTGGAATGGGAACTTTGCTCATCTCAAAAATCAGAGAAGAGTATCCAGATAGAATGATGCTCACATTCTCTGTGTTCCCATCTCCCAAAGTGTCAGACACGGTTGTGGAGCCATACAATGCTACCCTCTCTGTTCATCAACTGGTGGAGAATGCTGACGAATGTATGGTTCTTGATAATGAAGCACTCTATGATATTTGCTTCAGGACTCTCAAGCTCACTACCCCAAGCT tTGGAGACTTGAATCATCTGATTTCAGGAACAATGAGTGGTGTTACTTGTTGCTTGCGCTTTCCGGGTCAGCTTAACTCAGACCTGAGAAAACTAGCTGTGAACTTAATCCCGTTTCCGAGGCTTCACTTCTTCATGGTGGGGTTTGCTCCTCTGACATCTAGAGGATCACAGCAGTACCTTTCTATCACTGTCCCTGAGCTGACCCAACAAATGTGGGATGCCAAGAACATGATGTGTGCAGCTGATCCTCGACATGGGCGTTACCTCACAGCATCAGCTATGTTTAGAGGCAAAATGAGCACCAAAGAAGTCGATGAGCAAATGATCAATGCGCAGAACAAAAACTCCTCTTATTTTGTGGAATGGATACCAAACAATGTCAAGTCTAGTGTCTGTGATATCCCACCAAATGGGCTTTCAATGGCTTCAACTTTCATAGGCAATTCAACTTCCATACAGGAGATGTTTAGGAGAGTGAGTGAGCAGTTCACGGCAATGTTTAGGAGAAAGGCCTTCTTGCACTGGTACACAGGGGAAGGAATGGATGAAATGGAGTTCACTGAAGCTGAGAGCAATATGAATGATCTTGTGGCCGAGTACCAACAGTACCAGGATGCCACTGCTGAAGAAGAAATTGAGTATGAGGAGGAGGATGGAGTTGAAAA